In Doryrhamphus excisus isolate RoL2022-K1 chromosome 21, RoL_Dexc_1.0, whole genome shotgun sequence, a single genomic region encodes these proteins:
- the pfkpa gene encoding ATP-dependent 6-phosphofructokinase, platelet type isoform X10 has protein sequence MAQPDTKKIFFENLSGAGKAIAVLTSGGDAQGMNAAVRAVVRMGLYVGAKVYFIREGYQGMVDGGENIKEATWESVSSMLQVGGTVIGSARCKEFRTHEGRLKAALNLVTLGITNLCVIGGDGSLTGANLFREEWSGLLTELVEQGSIEPQSVQTYSALHIVGMVGSIDNDFCGTDMTIGTDSALHRIIEVVDAIMTTAQSHQRTFVLEVMGRHCGYLALVSALACGADWVLIPEMPPDDGWEEKMCEKLSANRAGMKRLNIIIVAEGAIDRNNKLITTDSIKDLVVRCLGFDTRVTILGHVQRGGTPSAFDRILASRMGVEAVLALLETTANTPACVVSLCGNQSVRLPLMECVQMTQEVQKAMDEKRFEEAVKLRGRSFENNLKTYKLLAHRKPESELPQSNFNVAVLNVGAPAAGMNAAVRSAVRVGITEGHKMFAVSDGFEGFYKGQIKEIKWADVGGWTGQGGSLLGTKRTLPAKHVGKIAEQMRMHNINALLVIGGFETCDRIKQSASGTKRRVFIIETMGGYCGYLATVAGLAAGADAAYIYEEPFDIRDLQANVEHLTEKMKTSIQRGLVLRNENCNDNYTTDFIYQLYTEEGKGVFDCRKNVLGHMQQGGAPSPFDRNFGTKISAKAMQWVTKKLRETFRQGRVFANTDDTCCLLGMRRRALIFQPVLQLKEDTDFVHRIPKEQWWLKLRPLMKILAKYKTSYDVSDSGQLEHVVHNRPKDTDASVAM, from the exons ATGGCGCAGCCGGACACGAAGAAGATATTCTTTGAGAACCTGTCTGGAGCGGGGAAAGCCATCGCCGTGCTGACGAGCGGAGGTGATGCTCAAG GGATGAATGCTGCTGTGCGTGCCGTGGTCCGAATGGGTTTATACGTGGGAGCTAAAGTTTATTTCATTCGGGAG GGCTATCAGGGTATGGTGGATGGTGGGGAGAACATCAAGGAAGCCACATGGGAAAGTGTGTCCAGCATGCTCCAAGTG GGTGGGACTGTCATTGGCAGTGCCCGCTGCAAAGAGTTCCGCACCCACGAGGGACGTCTGAAGGCAGCACTCAACTTGGTGACTCTGGGCATCACCAACCTGTGTGTGATTGGCGGAGACGGCAGCCTGACCGGAGCCAACCTCTTCAGGGAGGAATGGAGTGGACTGTTGACAGAACTGGTTGAGCAAG GTTCCATTGAGCCCCAGTCTGTTCAGACCTACTCCGCCCTTCACATCGTCGGCATGGTTGGCTCCATCGATAACGACTTCTGTGGAACGGACATGACGATTGGCACAGACTCCGCCCTGCACCGAATCATTGAGGTGGTTGATGCCATTATGACGACCGCACAGAG TCACCAGAGGACGTTTGTCCTGGAAGTTATGGGCAGACACTGCGG CTACCTGGCCCTGGTTAGCGCTCTGGCTTGTGGTGCAGACTGGGTGTTAATCCCTGAGATGCCTCCAGATGACGGCTGGGAAGAGAAGATGTGTGAGAAACTGTCTGCG AACCGAGCAGGGATGAAACGGCTGAATATCATAATAGTAGCCGAAGGCGCCATTGATCGTAACAACAAGCTTATTACTACTGACTCCATTAAGGAT CTTGTTGTCAGATGCTTGGGTTTCGACACGCGAGTGACAATCCTGGGCCACGTGCAGCGAGGAGGGACCCCATCCGCTTTCGATCGCATTCTG GCCAGTCGCATGGGTGTGGAGGCCGTCCTGGCCCTGCTGGAGACCACCGCCAACACACCCGCCTGTGTGGTGTCTCTGTGTGGGAACCAGTCAGTGCGCTTGCCTCTGATGGAGTGTGTACAGATG ACCCAGGAGGTGCAGAAGGCAATGGATGAAAAAAGGTTTGAGGAGGCAGTGAAGCTTCGGGGCAG GAGTTTTGAGAACAACCTGAAGACCTACAAGCTGCTGGCCCATCGTAAGCCAGAGTCTGAACTGCCGCAG AGTAACTTCAACGTGGCGGTGTTGAACGTGGGCGCCCCCGCTGCAGGCATGAACGCAGCTGTGCGTTCAGCTGTCAGGGTGGGCATCACGGAGGGGCACAAGATGTTTGCTGTCAGTGATGGCTTCGAGGGCTTCTACAAAGGTCAG ATTAAGGAGATCAAATGGGCTGACGTTGGAGGCTGGACAGGACAGGGGGGGTCTCTGTTGGGAACTAAAAG AACGCTCCCCGCTAAGCATGTTGGCAAAATTGCTGAGCAGATGCGAATGCACAACATAAACGCACTGCTCGTCATCGGGGGCTTTGAG ACCTGCGACCGCATCAAGCAGTCAGCCAGCGGGACCAAGAGGCGCGTGTTCATCATCGAGACCATGGGGGGCTACTGTGGCTACCTGGCTACCGTCGCTGGCCTGGCCGCTGGCGCCGACGCCGCCTACATCTATGAGGAGCCTTTTGACATCAGGGACCTGCAG GCCAACGTTGAGCACTTGACAGAGAAAATGAAGACCAGCATTCAAAGAGGCCTGGTACTCAG GAATGAGAACTGCAATGACAACTACACCACAGACTTCATCTACCAGCTGTACACGGAAGAAGGCAAAGGCGTGTTTGACTGCAGGAAGAATGTGCTGGGACACATGCAGCAG GGAGGAGCTCCATCTCCATTTGACCGCAACTTTGGAACCAAGATCTCAGCCAAGGCCATGCAGTGGGTGACCAAGAAGCTGCGGGAGACATTCAGACAAG GCAGAGTGTTCGCCAACACGGATGACACTTGCTGCTTGCTGGGGATGCGACGCAGAGCTCTCATCTTCCAGCCCGTGCTGCAACTCAAGGAAGACACCGACTTTGT
- the pfkpa gene encoding ATP-dependent 6-phosphofructokinase, platelet type isoform X5 translates to MAQPDTKKIFFENLSGAGKAIAVLTSGGDAQGMNAAVRAVVRMGLYVGAKVYFIREGYQGMVDGGENIKEATWESVSSMLQVGGTVIGSARCKEFRTHEGRLKAALNLVTLGITNLCVIGGDGSLTGANLFREEWSGLLTELVEQGSIEPQSVQTYSALHIVGMVGSIDNDFCGTDMTIGTDSALHRIIEVVDAIMTTAQSHQRTFVLEVMGRHCGYLALVSALACGADWVLIPEMPPDDGWEEKMCEKLSATRSRGTRLNIIIVAEGAIDRHGKAITSSYVKDLVVRCLGFDTRVTILGHVQRGGTPSAFDRILASRMGVEAVLALLETTANTPACVVSLCGNQSVRLPLMECVQMTQEVQKAMDEKRFEEAVKLRGRSFENNLKTYKLLAHRKPESELPQSNFNVAVLNVGAPAAGMNAAVRSAVRVGITEGHKMFAVSDGFEGFYKGQIKEIKWADVGGWTGQGGSLLGTKRTLPAKHVGKIAEQMRMHNINALLVIGGFEAFLSLLELLTARGKYDEFCVPMIMVPATVSNNVPGSDLSIGADTALNAITTTCDRIKQSASGTKRRVFIIETMGGYCGYLATVAGLAAGADAAYIYEEPFDIRDLQANVEHLTEKMKTSIQRGLVLRNENCNDNYTTDFIYQLYTEEGKGVFDCRKNVLGHMQQGGAPSPFDRNFGTKISAKAMQWVTKKLRETFRQGRVFANTDDTCCLLGMRRRALIFQPVLQLKEDTDFVHRIPKEQWWLKLRPLMKILAKYKTSYDVSDSGQLEHVVHNRPKDTDASVAM, encoded by the exons ATGGCGCAGCCGGACACGAAGAAGATATTCTTTGAGAACCTGTCTGGAGCGGGGAAAGCCATCGCCGTGCTGACGAGCGGAGGTGATGCTCAAG GGATGAATGCTGCTGTGCGTGCCGTGGTCCGAATGGGTTTATACGTGGGAGCTAAAGTTTATTTCATTCGGGAG GGCTATCAGGGTATGGTGGATGGTGGGGAGAACATCAAGGAAGCCACATGGGAAAGTGTGTCCAGCATGCTCCAAGTG GGTGGGACTGTCATTGGCAGTGCCCGCTGCAAAGAGTTCCGCACCCACGAGGGACGTCTGAAGGCAGCACTCAACTTGGTGACTCTGGGCATCACCAACCTGTGTGTGATTGGCGGAGACGGCAGCCTGACCGGAGCCAACCTCTTCAGGGAGGAATGGAGTGGACTGTTGACAGAACTGGTTGAGCAAG GTTCCATTGAGCCCCAGTCTGTTCAGACCTACTCCGCCCTTCACATCGTCGGCATGGTTGGCTCCATCGATAACGACTTCTGTGGAACGGACATGACGATTGGCACAGACTCCGCCCTGCACCGAATCATTGAGGTGGTTGATGCCATTATGACGACCGCACAGAG TCACCAGAGGACGTTTGTCCTGGAAGTTATGGGCAGACACTGCGG CTACCTGGCCCTGGTTAGCGCTCTGGCTTGTGGTGCAGACTGGGTGTTAATCCCTGAGATGCCTCCAGATGACGGCTGGGAAGAGAAGATGTGTGAGAAACTGTCTGCG ACCCGCTCCAGGGGCACCAGGCTGAATATAATCATAGTGGCAGAGGGCGCCATTGACAGGCACGGGAAGGCTATAACGTCTAGTTATGTCAAGGAT CTTGTTGTCAGATGCTTGGGTTTCGACACGCGAGTGACAATCCTGGGCCACGTGCAGCGAGGAGGGACCCCATCCGCTTTCGATCGCATTCTG GCCAGTCGCATGGGTGTGGAGGCCGTCCTGGCCCTGCTGGAGACCACCGCCAACACACCCGCCTGTGTGGTGTCTCTGTGTGGGAACCAGTCAGTGCGCTTGCCTCTGATGGAGTGTGTACAGATG ACCCAGGAGGTGCAGAAGGCAATGGATGAAAAAAGGTTTGAGGAGGCAGTGAAGCTTCGGGGCAG GAGTTTTGAGAACAACCTGAAGACCTACAAGCTGCTGGCCCATCGTAAGCCAGAGTCTGAACTGCCGCAG AGTAACTTCAACGTGGCGGTGTTGAACGTGGGCGCCCCCGCTGCAGGCATGAACGCAGCTGTGCGTTCAGCTGTCAGGGTGGGCATCACGGAGGGGCACAAGATGTTTGCTGTCAGTGATGGCTTCGAGGGCTTCTACAAAGGTCAG ATTAAGGAGATCAAATGGGCTGACGTTGGAGGCTGGACAGGACAGGGGGGGTCTCTGTTGGGAACTAAAAG AACGCTCCCCGCTAAGCATGTTGGCAAAATTGCTGAGCAGATGCGAATGCACAACATAAACGCACTGCTCGTCATCGGGGGCTTTGAG GCCTTCCTGTCGCTGCTGGAGTTGTTAACGGCGCGTGGGAAGTATGACGAGTTCTGTGTGCCCATGATCATGGTCCCGGCCACGGTGTCCAACAATGTGCCGGGTTCAGACCTCAGCATTGGCGCTGACACGGCTCTCAATGCCATTACGACT ACCTGCGACCGCATCAAGCAGTCAGCCAGCGGGACCAAGAGGCGCGTGTTCATCATCGAGACCATGGGGGGCTACTGTGGCTACCTGGCTACCGTCGCTGGCCTGGCCGCTGGCGCCGACGCCGCCTACATCTATGAGGAGCCTTTTGACATCAGGGACCTGCAG GCCAACGTTGAGCACTTGACAGAGAAAATGAAGACCAGCATTCAAAGAGGCCTGGTACTCAG GAATGAGAACTGCAATGACAACTACACCACAGACTTCATCTACCAGCTGTACACGGAAGAAGGCAAAGGCGTGTTTGACTGCAGGAAGAATGTGCTGGGACACATGCAGCAG GGAGGAGCTCCATCTCCATTTGACCGCAACTTTGGAACCAAGATCTCAGCCAAGGCCATGCAGTGGGTGACCAAGAAGCTGCGGGAGACATTCAGACAAG GCAGAGTGTTCGCCAACACGGATGACACTTGCTGCTTGCTGGGGATGCGACGCAGAGCTCTCATCTTCCAGCCCGTGCTGCAACTCAAGGAAGACACCGACTTTGT
- the pfkpa gene encoding ATP-dependent 6-phosphofructokinase, platelet type isoform X1, whose amino-acid sequence MAQPDTKKIFFENLSGAGKAIAVLTSGGDAQGMNAAVRAVVRMGLYVGAKVYFIREGYQGMVDGGENIKEATWESVSSMLQVGGTVIGSARCKEFRTHEGRLKAALNLVTLGITNLCVIGGDGSLTGANLFREEWSGLLTELVEQGSIEPQSVQTYSALHIVGMVGSIDNDFCGTDMTIGTDSALHRIIEVVDAIMTTAQSHQRTFVLEVMGRHCGYLALVSALACGADWVLIPEMPPDDGWEEKMCEKLSATRSRGTRLNIIIVAEGAIDRHGKAITSSYVKDLVVRCLGFDTRVTILGHVQRGGTPSAFDRILASRMGVEAVLALLETTANTPACVVSLCGNQSVRLPLMECVQMTQEVQKAMDEKRFEEAVKLRGRSFENNLKTYKLLAHRKPESELPQSNFNVAVLNVGAPAAGMNAAVRSAVRVGITEGHKMFAVSDGFEGFYKGQIKEIKWADVGGWTGQGGSLLGTKRTLPAKHVGKIAEQMRMHNINALLVIGGFEAFLSLLELLTARGKYDEFCVPMIMVPATVSNNVPGSDLSIGADTALNAITTTCDRIKQSASGTKRRVFIIETMGGYCGYLATVAGLAAGADAAYIYEEPFDIRDLQANVEHLTEKMKTSIQRGLVLRNENCNDNYTTDFIYQLYTEEGKGVFDCRKNVLGHMQQGGAPSPFDRNFGTKISAKAMQWVTKKLRETFRQGNDFHSVTCPHECSPSTGSFKDQKGPNSRVHGTLRRVFANTDDTCCLLGMRRRALIFQPVLQLKEDTDFVHRIPKEQWWLKLRPLMKILAKYKTSYDVSDSGQLEHVVHNRPKDTDASVAM is encoded by the exons ATGGCGCAGCCGGACACGAAGAAGATATTCTTTGAGAACCTGTCTGGAGCGGGGAAAGCCATCGCCGTGCTGACGAGCGGAGGTGATGCTCAAG GGATGAATGCTGCTGTGCGTGCCGTGGTCCGAATGGGTTTATACGTGGGAGCTAAAGTTTATTTCATTCGGGAG GGCTATCAGGGTATGGTGGATGGTGGGGAGAACATCAAGGAAGCCACATGGGAAAGTGTGTCCAGCATGCTCCAAGTG GGTGGGACTGTCATTGGCAGTGCCCGCTGCAAAGAGTTCCGCACCCACGAGGGACGTCTGAAGGCAGCACTCAACTTGGTGACTCTGGGCATCACCAACCTGTGTGTGATTGGCGGAGACGGCAGCCTGACCGGAGCCAACCTCTTCAGGGAGGAATGGAGTGGACTGTTGACAGAACTGGTTGAGCAAG GTTCCATTGAGCCCCAGTCTGTTCAGACCTACTCCGCCCTTCACATCGTCGGCATGGTTGGCTCCATCGATAACGACTTCTGTGGAACGGACATGACGATTGGCACAGACTCCGCCCTGCACCGAATCATTGAGGTGGTTGATGCCATTATGACGACCGCACAGAG TCACCAGAGGACGTTTGTCCTGGAAGTTATGGGCAGACACTGCGG CTACCTGGCCCTGGTTAGCGCTCTGGCTTGTGGTGCAGACTGGGTGTTAATCCCTGAGATGCCTCCAGATGACGGCTGGGAAGAGAAGATGTGTGAGAAACTGTCTGCG ACCCGCTCCAGGGGCACCAGGCTGAATATAATCATAGTGGCAGAGGGCGCCATTGACAGGCACGGGAAGGCTATAACGTCTAGTTATGTCAAGGAT CTTGTTGTCAGATGCTTGGGTTTCGACACGCGAGTGACAATCCTGGGCCACGTGCAGCGAGGAGGGACCCCATCCGCTTTCGATCGCATTCTG GCCAGTCGCATGGGTGTGGAGGCCGTCCTGGCCCTGCTGGAGACCACCGCCAACACACCCGCCTGTGTGGTGTCTCTGTGTGGGAACCAGTCAGTGCGCTTGCCTCTGATGGAGTGTGTACAGATG ACCCAGGAGGTGCAGAAGGCAATGGATGAAAAAAGGTTTGAGGAGGCAGTGAAGCTTCGGGGCAG GAGTTTTGAGAACAACCTGAAGACCTACAAGCTGCTGGCCCATCGTAAGCCAGAGTCTGAACTGCCGCAG AGTAACTTCAACGTGGCGGTGTTGAACGTGGGCGCCCCCGCTGCAGGCATGAACGCAGCTGTGCGTTCAGCTGTCAGGGTGGGCATCACGGAGGGGCACAAGATGTTTGCTGTCAGTGATGGCTTCGAGGGCTTCTACAAAGGTCAG ATTAAGGAGATCAAATGGGCTGACGTTGGAGGCTGGACAGGACAGGGGGGGTCTCTGTTGGGAACTAAAAG AACGCTCCCCGCTAAGCATGTTGGCAAAATTGCTGAGCAGATGCGAATGCACAACATAAACGCACTGCTCGTCATCGGGGGCTTTGAG GCCTTCCTGTCGCTGCTGGAGTTGTTAACGGCGCGTGGGAAGTATGACGAGTTCTGTGTGCCCATGATCATGGTCCCGGCCACGGTGTCCAACAATGTGCCGGGTTCAGACCTCAGCATTGGCGCTGACACGGCTCTCAATGCCATTACGACT ACCTGCGACCGCATCAAGCAGTCAGCCAGCGGGACCAAGAGGCGCGTGTTCATCATCGAGACCATGGGGGGCTACTGTGGCTACCTGGCTACCGTCGCTGGCCTGGCCGCTGGCGCCGACGCCGCCTACATCTATGAGGAGCCTTTTGACATCAGGGACCTGCAG GCCAACGTTGAGCACTTGACAGAGAAAATGAAGACCAGCATTCAAAGAGGCCTGGTACTCAG GAATGAGAACTGCAATGACAACTACACCACAGACTTCATCTACCAGCTGTACACGGAAGAAGGCAAAGGCGTGTTTGACTGCAGGAAGAATGTGCTGGGACACATGCAGCAG GGAGGAGCTCCATCTCCATTTGACCGCAACTTTGGAACCAAGATCTCAGCCAAGGCCATGCAGTGGGTGACCAAGAAGCTGCGGGAGACATTCAGACAAG GAAACGATTTCCACAGCGTGACGTGCCCACATGAATGTTCTCCCTCAACTGGCTCCTTCAAGGACCAGAAGGGTCCTAACAGCCGCGTTCACGGGACACTGC GCAGAGTGTTCGCCAACACGGATGACACTTGCTGCTTGCTGGGGATGCGACGCAGAGCTCTCATCTTCCAGCCCGTGCTGCAACTCAAGGAAGACACCGACTTTGT
- the pfkpa gene encoding ATP-dependent 6-phosphofructokinase, platelet type isoform X8 produces the protein MAQPDTKKIFFENLSGAGKAIAVLTSGGDAQGMNAAVRAVVRMGLYVGAKVYFIREGYQGMVDGGENIKEATWESVSSMLQVGGTVIGSARCKEFRTHEGRLKAALNLVTLGITNLCVIGGDGSLTGANLFREEWSGLLTELVEQGSIEPQSVQTYSALHIVGMVGSIDNDFCGTDMTIGTDSALHRIIEVVDAIMTTAQSHQRTFVLEVMGRHCGYLALVSALACGADWVLIPEMPPDDGWEEKMCEKLSATRSRGTRLNIIIVAEGAIDRHGKAITSSYVKDLVVRCLGFDTRVTILGHVQRGGTPSAFDRILASRMGVEAVLALLETTANTPACVVSLCGNQSVRLPLMECVQMTQEVQKAMDEKRFEEAVKLRGRSFENNLKTYKLLAHRKPESELPQSNFNVAVLNVGAPAAGMNAAVRSAVRVGITEGHKMFAVSDGFEGFYKGQIKEIKWADVGGWTGQGGSLLGTKRTLPAKHVGKIAEQMRMHNINALLVIGGFETCDRIKQSASGTKRRVFIIETMGGYCGYLATVAGLAAGADAAYIYEEPFDIRDLQANVEHLTEKMKTSIQRGLVLRNENCNDNYTTDFIYQLYTEEGKGVFDCRKNVLGHMQQGGAPSPFDRNFGTKISAKAMQWVTKKLRETFRQGNDFHSVTCPHECSPSTGSFKDQKGPNSRVHGTLRRVFANTDDTCCLLGMRRRALIFQPVLQLKEDTDFVHRIPKEQWWLKLRPLMKILAKYKTSYDVSDSGQLEHVVHNRPKDTDASVAM, from the exons ATGGCGCAGCCGGACACGAAGAAGATATTCTTTGAGAACCTGTCTGGAGCGGGGAAAGCCATCGCCGTGCTGACGAGCGGAGGTGATGCTCAAG GGATGAATGCTGCTGTGCGTGCCGTGGTCCGAATGGGTTTATACGTGGGAGCTAAAGTTTATTTCATTCGGGAG GGCTATCAGGGTATGGTGGATGGTGGGGAGAACATCAAGGAAGCCACATGGGAAAGTGTGTCCAGCATGCTCCAAGTG GGTGGGACTGTCATTGGCAGTGCCCGCTGCAAAGAGTTCCGCACCCACGAGGGACGTCTGAAGGCAGCACTCAACTTGGTGACTCTGGGCATCACCAACCTGTGTGTGATTGGCGGAGACGGCAGCCTGACCGGAGCCAACCTCTTCAGGGAGGAATGGAGTGGACTGTTGACAGAACTGGTTGAGCAAG GTTCCATTGAGCCCCAGTCTGTTCAGACCTACTCCGCCCTTCACATCGTCGGCATGGTTGGCTCCATCGATAACGACTTCTGTGGAACGGACATGACGATTGGCACAGACTCCGCCCTGCACCGAATCATTGAGGTGGTTGATGCCATTATGACGACCGCACAGAG TCACCAGAGGACGTTTGTCCTGGAAGTTATGGGCAGACACTGCGG CTACCTGGCCCTGGTTAGCGCTCTGGCTTGTGGTGCAGACTGGGTGTTAATCCCTGAGATGCCTCCAGATGACGGCTGGGAAGAGAAGATGTGTGAGAAACTGTCTGCG ACCCGCTCCAGGGGCACCAGGCTGAATATAATCATAGTGGCAGAGGGCGCCATTGACAGGCACGGGAAGGCTATAACGTCTAGTTATGTCAAGGAT CTTGTTGTCAGATGCTTGGGTTTCGACACGCGAGTGACAATCCTGGGCCACGTGCAGCGAGGAGGGACCCCATCCGCTTTCGATCGCATTCTG GCCAGTCGCATGGGTGTGGAGGCCGTCCTGGCCCTGCTGGAGACCACCGCCAACACACCCGCCTGTGTGGTGTCTCTGTGTGGGAACCAGTCAGTGCGCTTGCCTCTGATGGAGTGTGTACAGATG ACCCAGGAGGTGCAGAAGGCAATGGATGAAAAAAGGTTTGAGGAGGCAGTGAAGCTTCGGGGCAG GAGTTTTGAGAACAACCTGAAGACCTACAAGCTGCTGGCCCATCGTAAGCCAGAGTCTGAACTGCCGCAG AGTAACTTCAACGTGGCGGTGTTGAACGTGGGCGCCCCCGCTGCAGGCATGAACGCAGCTGTGCGTTCAGCTGTCAGGGTGGGCATCACGGAGGGGCACAAGATGTTTGCTGTCAGTGATGGCTTCGAGGGCTTCTACAAAGGTCAG ATTAAGGAGATCAAATGGGCTGACGTTGGAGGCTGGACAGGACAGGGGGGGTCTCTGTTGGGAACTAAAAG AACGCTCCCCGCTAAGCATGTTGGCAAAATTGCTGAGCAGATGCGAATGCACAACATAAACGCACTGCTCGTCATCGGGGGCTTTGAG ACCTGCGACCGCATCAAGCAGTCAGCCAGCGGGACCAAGAGGCGCGTGTTCATCATCGAGACCATGGGGGGCTACTGTGGCTACCTGGCTACCGTCGCTGGCCTGGCCGCTGGCGCCGACGCCGCCTACATCTATGAGGAGCCTTTTGACATCAGGGACCTGCAG GCCAACGTTGAGCACTTGACAGAGAAAATGAAGACCAGCATTCAAAGAGGCCTGGTACTCAG GAATGAGAACTGCAATGACAACTACACCACAGACTTCATCTACCAGCTGTACACGGAAGAAGGCAAAGGCGTGTTTGACTGCAGGAAGAATGTGCTGGGACACATGCAGCAG GGAGGAGCTCCATCTCCATTTGACCGCAACTTTGGAACCAAGATCTCAGCCAAGGCCATGCAGTGGGTGACCAAGAAGCTGCGGGAGACATTCAGACAAG GAAACGATTTCCACAGCGTGACGTGCCCACATGAATGTTCTCCCTCAACTGGCTCCTTCAAGGACCAGAAGGGTCCTAACAGCCGCGTTCACGGGACACTGC GCAGAGTGTTCGCCAACACGGATGACACTTGCTGCTTGCTGGGGATGCGACGCAGAGCTCTCATCTTCCAGCCCGTGCTGCAACTCAAGGAAGACACCGACTTTGT